From Humisphaera borealis, the proteins below share one genomic window:
- a CDS encoding VOC family protein, whose protein sequence is MSNVSAGPSTIIPCLRYRKAPAAIDWLCQVFGFQKQAVYGDGEIVHHAQLTLGGGMVMLGSVIESEWGKLMKQPDEIGGFETQAVSLVVSDADAVYQRATQAGAAIVIDIRDESYGGRSFTCRDLEGHVWNVGTYNPWKVSAG, encoded by the coding sequence ATGTCGAACGTATCCGCCGGTCCTTCGACCATCATTCCCTGCCTGCGTTACCGAAAAGCACCAGCCGCGATCGACTGGCTCTGCCAGGTCTTTGGCTTTCAGAAGCAGGCGGTCTACGGCGACGGTGAGATCGTCCATCATGCCCAACTCACGCTCGGCGGCGGCATGGTCATGCTGGGATCGGTGATCGAATCGGAATGGGGGAAGCTGATGAAGCAACCCGACGAGATCGGCGGGTTCGAAACCCAGGCCGTGTCCCTCGTCGTCTCCGACGCCGACGCGGTATATCAGCGGGCAACGCAGGCCGGCGCGGCGATTGTCATCGACATCAGAGACGAGTCCTACGGCGGTCGCAGCTTTACGTGCCGTGACTTGGAAGGACACGTCTGGAATGTCGGAACCTATAATCCGTGGAAGGTTTCCGCGGGCTGA
- the ruvB gene encoding Holliday junction branch migration DNA helicase RuvB codes for MARDRIVGVGSTGEEEERLNFALRPQNFAQYVGQESLIRKLRIAVEAAKSRKEPVDHVLLHGPPGLGKTTLAHVVANEVGAQVHVTNGPALTKGADLVGILTKLSFGDVLFIDEIHRLSAVVEEYLYPAMEDFRVDITIDQGAHARTMTIPIQPFTLIGATTRLGLLTGPMRGRFGISEHLDFYAPEALHEILKANARQLKTVADDKALWELARRSRGTPRVANRLLRRTRDYATVEGDGKINLESTKLALELAAIDDRGLDEQDRVFMKTMIDVYDGGPVGIEAIAATMGEERDTLEDVIEPYLLQNAFITRTRQGRRATKLAYEHLKLKWRPPKDENGGQPTFFDGDANS; via the coding sequence ATGGCACGCGATCGCATCGTAGGCGTCGGCTCGACGGGCGAAGAGGAAGAGCGCCTCAACTTCGCGCTTCGCCCGCAAAACTTCGCACAGTACGTCGGGCAGGAATCGCTGATCCGCAAACTGCGGATCGCCGTCGAAGCCGCCAAGAGCCGTAAGGAGCCGGTCGATCACGTGCTGCTGCACGGCCCGCCGGGGCTGGGCAAGACAACGCTCGCGCACGTGGTCGCCAACGAAGTCGGCGCCCAAGTCCATGTCACCAATGGGCCGGCCCTGACCAAAGGTGCCGATCTGGTCGGCATCCTCACTAAGCTCTCTTTCGGCGACGTGCTGTTCATTGACGAAATCCACCGCCTGTCGGCGGTCGTCGAAGAGTACCTTTATCCAGCGATGGAGGACTTTCGGGTCGATATCACCATCGATCAGGGCGCGCATGCCCGCACGATGACCATCCCGATTCAGCCGTTCACCCTGATCGGCGCGACGACGCGTCTGGGCCTTCTCACCGGTCCGATGCGCGGCCGGTTCGGCATCAGCGAGCATCTCGATTTTTACGCGCCCGAAGCGCTTCACGAAATCCTCAAAGCCAACGCCCGGCAGTTGAAGACCGTCGCCGACGACAAGGCGCTGTGGGAGTTGGCCCGCCGAAGCCGCGGAACGCCACGTGTCGCCAATCGCCTTCTTCGGCGGACCCGCGATTACGCCACCGTGGAGGGCGACGGCAAGATCAATCTAGAAAGTACCAAGCTCGCCCTCGAACTGGCGGCGATCGACGACCGCGGCTTGGACGAACAGGATCGCGTATTCATGAAGACCATGATTGACGTCTACGACGGCGGTCCGGTCGGGATTGAAGCGATCGCCGCCACCATGGGCGAAGAGCGGGACACGCTGGAAGATGTCATTGAGCCGTACCTGCTGCAGAACGCGTTCATCACCCGAACGCGTCAGGGCCGCCGGGCAACAAAACTGGCCTACGAACACCTGAAGCTGAAGTGGCGTCCGCCAAAAGATGAAAACGGCGGTCAGCCTACGTTCTTTGATGGCGATGCAAACTCGTGA